A genomic stretch from Ciona intestinalis unplaced genomic scaffold, KH HT000098.2, whole genome shotgun sequence includes:
- the LOC100179534 gene encoding protein KIAA0100-like isoform X2 → METDAESMMWTSAYVVFSIFTLWLISKLFIWWVAKMIKNKFEIDVAVKSVGLFSAKDISIRVNQLQTIEIDKIALQLKLLNREASHTVNLHVGEIRVRGEMNKISTPLSTFDNHTTHVKTHRRTGSFARRQLAFINFVQKLFKYVSVNVDMLNIMVLNAFLPDSLLHFNMKGIRLASEQYFCISDNVTPCAVCGSLSVESIDGKILKSPKEVSQITSCIAEVSTSLQIVIAAEQIFPNLDLTSVEANCSKLQVDIHEGALIPGIMLPKLVVPMQEVEETKSPSGLLENLESVINKVVSHLPVKSVISVKNFGLAFYGDETMGETTRGAHVCSSNIILHQYKDDHNLVPVFYSRQDFNGFKVPSGSVRFQVDDMTMTDYYKHRVADMGKTVVETKLTSNGVLSTCVDFTSWHADYLHKESVEFWSIIIRKLQDAQRQKSFLLETVKHKTPSPSTQKHRTRTISAPDTPFKFSHPDILQGTENSPFQSTVPIQPLQSNSLTSLLNTMDISIVFECTIYDASIDVIMTTVMDGEIQQDPPGFSIGIDSFTGSIDQSPNSRDLNFMSKLDRCWCIVNQDGNAMQVRNTGESIAYTQTHSPYRQNIHQWGRACNFDNLHLHGSATFKPTYSTDEEELVSEISLLLDVKVIGLQVELSKCAGQALASVLQVLGKGKNCQEPHQTRTFYRQSTVATPYMVAVEDTTPPPHPTPQHRYKFTVACVEAELSNVNLFILSSDETRCADCLVVRIDQFKTELSGGSSGSIDEDDAGVCRNMTVLGVAVTAVHNPYFSAFASYEAGLTGRMPTTSVSSSVRKEQTRVAEYRCVEAAFVIPSYLSFDVLEITYTVNYRSLDDDPSSSLPSIDRDERVLRQLSASLSSEGDVKLHWSPALHALVHHELTDFASCLKPFLAKKPPKKLSPSHSRPHIYNDGDHHTAQTQPRRNKSSVTMFGDARASSPRKSKQPLQFNVNITSSVLHFDLYDKRNVEIRISPFSCDQINQVNNISFDKLSIVMDGNKIFQFTNNVIQLSSYNEFCQRDRQGFNDLKTASNRVWSFKIGSWVCHFPYKYDFAATFDKAINVWKWVKGLYRKKSHPFRSPRLPPDLLICINEFRFELADWEFESRLHDNHELMMDEWVESEKRRRVLDQKMAEIRKQRGEMLPAKKVEELYCQLSKASINIYLNRSRKLYTNPVQVNLLTWTVSNFQLSVLADESMHGMENAMRTIRTIDHVSPFPFSNDADSEPEFVTLWCRCISLRAANHQVRLRNYPQCLMDYSDWKIYGKFCGAEQKGPPASQRTEYVHLPAPWGPAKVERNMPALKFYYDLSSEVHVFNMAWGPCWEPAWGQVNLATNLLSKATIDPSTPLPWWDKSRNLLHGRFAMSMDRANLLHLASLDPYNTTEHMHWDWKNLYMDWTPGCFLYKGDLDIHIRNASKYDDVRFLHLPQLKMEWKFKWVCLDAGDPHDHHHALPHAPDRIEGDLSEHDSYRYFRSRNIDLEINLDTRSHTRDYSSGGKDGSERDKPEMLLYSTTLRWLSNFGYAVNAVSRPVCKGPIFGNQAPPKLKLSRHYRNVKPSFQFPELKVSYWSSYAQQLGIEWICGAGKIDSHFRLNLVPYEGNLIRRSMGQWQIMATTCELSNTKIYLLKRQESSSQNQSPSNRSLGAERNFLLSLSSMSYRRDNVSDGLNTPDNLSPTKHSTFKGISDPQARKKEFEETKFKKKKTKKQTSPTKRPQNQHSLVVHDLKAMWTTENRDVGYGLYEGYNKAAVLRRNLSTKVLSRLRVPNNEGEREKGESVRKPSQAAPEFETGSSSGFGRKMMDPSLLHKLLAESDNRFVVGTDETVTSQQKLRGVAACKMDDVVNKNWLIKFVNCQVMLKGPQTQGYLIMTAAMADFLNRDHQVMWRDCQLTTKSSWVASLTGTQIFATVEKNAASSGQDGENVPWLSVSDIEPRGPSPGMLDISDLMGGGQAIGGVVGDGVSAGTFQLQRIMSRCTCRMYYVGYEALVDSEQTDYGQLLPSTPAMEDKLTSQRNRLAGNDLLGVEKPCNILTIVQPNLEICTNASQFTMILDIVENLLLYVEPVMREHWERVDRMRFTLRLTSTDDVKKHRDTLATMQNRIRLRLTNMRQLERQLFRTDRQLDNDPSDDDLYEESIRLREKLAEEKERLNEESEELGIIIRCFKEIFLDQKTRSSSLRPQHPDQVDEEEEASVVRTTEVTFGEVKWHVTDKDGQLNIAQFEMRDFLYEKVNKSDDSVAHCFELAWLRLQNLLPNSLYRDVIKPRHQAGLRSHGITAGGGRSLILRVLCKVRPPVGGISVKDHVEVNAVPLTIQLTYQFFKRMMSFFFPDRSMAPPGADDMDDRAMSSVDTRNATLLGFAGNSAMERHGSVVSLPARPPPPSPSHMSTPGTLRRNKSSTKRSTVSEAVDDVDKMKLRAAKNNTFLYIKITEVPLCVSYKGEKEKNIEDVRDFNVTIPMLEYHSKTWTWHDFAMAVKRDCKKQLVSQLIKEKLHISGRGQQQHSTASESQDPESSSAAAEIDKAKILFGNSLRRTDSTRRSIFRKKK, encoded by the exons ATGGAAACAGATGCAGAATCTATGATGTGGACCTCTGCTTATGTCGTCTTCTCTATCTTCACACTATGGCTTATTTCAAa GTTATTTATCTGGTGGGTCgcaaaaatgatcaaaaacaaatttgaaattgACGTTGCCGTAAAATCTGTTGGTTTGTTTTCCGCTAAGGACATCTCTATACGCGTCAATCAACTGCAGACAATA GAAATTGATAAAATTGCTCTTCAGCTCAAACTATTAAATCGCGAAGCCAG CCACACAGTTAATCTACATGTTGGTGAAATTCGGGTTCGTGGTGAAATGAATAAAATCTCGACTCCTCTGAGCACATTTGATAACCACACCACTCATGTTAAAACTCACAGAAGGACTGGTTCCTTTGCTCGCAGACAACTtgcttttataaactttgttcaAAAGTTGTTCAAG TATGTCTCTGTTAACGTGGATATGTTAAACATCATGGTCCTCAATGCTTTCCTACCCGACTCCCTCCTTCATTTCAACATGAAAGGCATTCGTCTTGCTTCAGAACAATATTTCTGCATCTCCGACAATGTCACACCTTGTGCTGTATGTGGCAGCTTAAGTGTGGAAAGTATAGATGGTAAAATTCTTAAGAGTCCAAAAGAG GTGTCCCAAATTACCTCATGCATTGCTGAAGTCTCCACTTCACTTCAAATTGTGATTGCTGCTGAGCAAATTTTCCCAAATCTTGACTTGACTTCTGTAGAAGCCAACTGTTCCAAACTACAAGTTGATATACATGAGGGTGCTCTCATACCTGGCATCATGCTACCCAAGCTTGTGGTACCAATGCAGGAAGTGGAAGAAACAAAATCTCCTTCTGGTTTGCTAG AAAACCTTGAGTCTGTGATCAACAAAGTTGTCAGCCATCTTCCAGTTAAGAGTGTGATATCCGTGAAGAATTTTGGACTTGCATTTTACGGAGACGAGACGATGGGAGAAACCACACGAGGAGCTCATGTCTGCTCCTCAAATATCATCCTGCATCAATATAAAGACGATCATAATCTTGTTCCCGTATTTTATAGCAGACAGGATTTTAATGGATTCAAAGTTCCAAGTG GTTCAGTCCGGTTTCAAGTGGATGACATGACAATGACTGATTATTACAAGCACAGAGTGGCTGACATGGGCAAGACAGTTGTGGAAACCAAACTAACTTCTAATGGCGTCCTCTCTACTTGTGTGGACTTCACTTCTTGGCATGCTGACTATTTGCATAAA GAGTCTGTTGAGTTTTGGAGCATTATTATTCGCAAACTGCAGGATGCACAACGTCAGAAATCTTTTCTCTTAGAAACAGTGAAACATAAAACACCAAG tcCATCCACACAGAAGCACAGAACAAGAACTATCAGCGCACCCGACACTCCATTCAAGTTCTCACACCCAGATATATTACAAG GTACAGAAAATAGTCCATTCCAGTCAACTGTACCAATCCAACCATTACAAAGCAACAGTTTAACAAGTCTTCTCAACACTATGGACATTAGTATTGTGTTTGAATGCACAATATATGACGCTAGTATAGATGTTATTATGACAACTGTAATGGATGGTGAAATACAACAAGATCCACCTGg ATTCAGCATTGGAATAGATTCCTTCACTGGAAGCATTGATCAAAGTCCCAACTCTCGTGATTTAAACTTCATGTCAAAGTTAGACAGATGTTGGTGCATT GTGAACCAAGATGGGAATGCAATGCAAGTGAGAAACACAGGGGAGAGCATCGCATACACACAAACTCATTCTCCATACAG ACAAAACATTCATCAATGGGGGCGTGCATGTAACTTTGACAACCTGCATTTACATGGTTCAGCTACTTTCAAACCAACATACAGCACAGATGAGGAAGAGTTGGTTTCGGAGATATCGCTTCTTCTCGATGTAAAAGTTATCGGGCTGCAGGTGGAGTTATCTAAATGTGCAGGGCAAGCTTTGGCAAGTGTTTTGCAAGTTTTAGGCAAAGGCAAAAACTGCCAGGAACCCCATCAGACGAGAACCTTCTATCGACAG AGCACAGTTGCAACTCCATATATGGTAGCTGTTGAAGACACCACACCCCCACCACACCCCACCCCTCAACACAGATACAAGTTCACTGTGGCTTGTGTGGAAGCAGAATTATCTAACGTCAATCTATTCATATTATCTTCAGATGAAACTAGATGTGCAGACTGCCTTGTTGTTCGTATTGACCAATTCAAG ACAGAACTGAGTGGGGGAAGCTCAGGTAGCATAGATGAGGATGATGCAGGTGTTTGTAGGAACATGACGGTCCTTGGTGTGGCTGTTACTGCTGTCCATAACCCGTACTTCTCAGCATTTGCATCATATGAAGCTGGGCTCACAGGTCGCATGCCAACCACAAGTGTATCTTCCAGTGTTCGGAAGGAGCAAACACGAGTTGCCGAATACAGATGTGTGGAAGCTGCGTTTGTCATTCCGAGTTATCTTTCATTCGATGTCTTAGAG ATCACGTACACCGTCAACTACCGTTCTCTTGATGATGATCCCTCCTCATCTTTACCCTCCATTGATCGAGATGAGAGAGTCCTCCGTCAGCTCTCAGCATCCCTAAGCTCCGAGGGTGATGTCAAGCTCCACTGGAGTCCAGCTCTTCACGCTCTGGTCCACCATGAGCTCACAGACTTCGCATCGTGTCTTAAACCTTTTCTGGCAAAGAAACCACCCAAAAAGTTATCCCCAAGCCACAGCAGACCACACATCTACAATGACGGTGACCACCACACTGCACAAACCCAACCACGGAGGAACAAATCAAGCGTGACAATGTTCGGTGATGCGCGAGCCTCTTCACCAAGGAAGAGCAAACAACCTCTTCAGTTTAATGTAAACATCACTTCATCTGTACTCCACTTTGATCTCTATGATAAACGAAATGTGGAGATCAGAATCTCTCCATTCAg CTGTGACCAAATAAACCAAGTGAACAACATTAGTTTTGATAAGTTGTCCATTGTTATGGatggaaacaaaatattccaaTTCACAAACAACGTTATTCAGCTCAGCTCCTATAATGAATTCTGCCAACGCGACAG ACAAGGATTCAATGATTTAAAAACCGCCTCAAATCGTGTGTGGTCGTTTAAAATAGGAAGTTGGGTCTGCCATTTCCCTTACAAATATGACTTTGCTGCAACTTTTGATAAAGCAATCAATGTTTGGAAGTGGGTCAAGGGATTATACAGGAAAAAATCTCATCCATTTAG GAGTCCTCGTCTTCCTCCTGATCTTCTCATCTGCATCAATGAGTTTCGTTTCGAGCTCGCAGATTGGGAGTTTGAGTCCCGTCTCCACGACAACCATGAACTGATGATGGATGAATGGGTGGAGAGTGAGAAGAGAAGAAGAGTACTCGATCAGAAGATGGCTGAGATCCGGAAGCAGAGAGGAGAAATGCTTCCAGCTAAgaag GTGGAGGAATTGTATTGCCAATTATCCAAAGCCAGCATTAATATTTATCTCAATCGGTCACGAAAACTTTACACTAACCCTGTACAAGTTAACCTACTCACATGGACTGTGTCTAACTTTCAACTATCAG TTTTAGCCGATGAATCCATGCATGGGATGGAAAATGCAATGCGTACAATAAGAACTATTGACCATGTTTCACCATTTCCATTCTCTAATGATGCAG ACTCTGAGCCGGagtttgtaactttatggtGCCGATGTATCTCGCTACGAGCAGCCAACCACCAGGTACGACTCCGAAATTATCCTCAGTGTTTGATGGACTACTCTGACTGGAAAATTTATGGAAAGTTTTGTGGAGCTGAGCAAAAGGGGCCACCAGCCTCACAAAGAAcag AATACGTCCATCTTCCTGCACCTTGGGGTCCTGCAAAGGTTGAAAGGAACATGCCAGCACTTAAGTTCTACTACGATCTAAGTAGCGAAGTCCATGTATTTAACATGGCATGGGGACCTTGTTGGGAGCCTGCTTGGGgccag GTAAACTTGGCTACAAATCTTCTATCTAAAGCCACCATAGACCCCAGCACCCCACTGCCCTGGTGGGATAAATCAAGGAACCTCCTACATGGAAGGTTTGCAATGTCCATGGACAGAGCAAACCTCCTACATCTGGCTTCACTTGACCCATACAATACAACTGAACACATGCACTGGGATTGGAAAAATCTTTACATGGATTGGACACCTGGTTGCTTCTTATATAAG GGTGACTTGGACATTCACATCCGAAATGCATCGAAATACGATGATGTTAGATTCTTGCATCTTCCTCAGTTAAAGATGGAGTGGAAGTTTAAGTGGGTGTGTCTGGATGCTGGTGATCCTCATGATCATCATCATGCTCTTCCTCATGCTCCTGATAGAATTGAAg GTGACCTCAGTGAGCATGACTCGTACCGATACTTCCGGTCACGCAACATTGATCTCGAGATTAACTTAGACACGAGGTCGCACACCAGAGATTATTCATCTGGAGGAAAGGATGGAAGTGAGAGAGACAAACCGGAGATGTTGTTGTACAG CACTACCCTGAGGTGGTTGAGCAACTTTGGTTATGCGGTGAATGCCGTGTCTCGTCCTGTATGCAAAGGACCAATATTTGGCAACCAAGCTCCGCCAAAACTTAAACTAAGTCGACATTACAGGAACGTGAAACCTTCTTTTCAATTTCCAGAGCTCAAA GTAAGCTACTGGTCTTCATACGCCCAACAACTTGGTATTGAATGGATATGTGGGGCGGGGAAAATTGATTCACATTTCCGGTTAAACCTGGTTCCATATGAAGGTAACTTGATCAGGAGAAGTATGGGACAATGGCAGATCATGGCAACTACATGCGAATTATCAAACACTAAG ATTTATCTACTTAAGAGACAAGAATCAAGCTCTCAAAACCAATCGCCATCAAATAGATCTCTCGGAGCAGAAAGAAACTTTCTCCTAAGTCTCTCAAGCATGTCATATCGTCGCGACAATGTTTCTGATGGCCTCAACACACCAGACAACTTGTCACCAACAAAACATTCCACATTTAAAG GTATATCTGATCCACAAGCCAGGAAAAAGGAATTtgaagaaacaaaatttaagaAGAAAAAGACAAAGAAACAAACTTCGCCGACTAAAAGACCACAAAACCA ACACAGTTTGGTTGTCCATGACTTGAAAGCAATGTGGACGACCGAGAACAGAGATGTGGGGTATGGGTTGTATGAAGGTTACAACAAGGCAGCTGTGCTTCGTAGAAACCTCAGTACAAAAGTTCTTAGTCGACTGCGAGTACCTAACAACGAAG GTGAGCGAGAGAAAGGAGAATCAGTTCGTAAACCATCACAAGCAGCACCAGAGTTTGAAACTGGTTCTTCCAGTGGTTTCGGGCGGAAAATGATGGATCCAAGTTTGCTGCATAAACTGCTTGCTGAGAGTGATAACAG GTTTGTGGTAGGAACTGATGAAACTGTGACAAGCCAACAAAAACTGAGGGGAGTTGCTGCTTGTAAGATGGATGATGTGGTTAATAAGAACTGGCTGATTAAGTTTGTCAACTGCCAAGTTATGTTGAag GGTCCACAAACACAAGGTTACCTGATAATGACTGCAGCAATGGCTGACTTTCTCAATCGTGACCACCAAGTAATGTGGCGTGATTGTCAGTTGACCACGAAATCCTCATGGGTCGCTTCTTTGACAGGAACCCAGATTTTTGCCACTGTTGAAAAGAATGCTGCCTCTTCTG GGCAAGATGGCGAGAATGTTCCATGGTTATCAGTAAGTGATATTGAACCACGTGGACCAAGTCCTGGTATGCTTGATATAAGTGATTTGATGGGAGGAGGGCAAGCTATTGGGGGTGTGGTGGGTGATGGGGTGTCCGCTG GCACTTTCCAACTTCAGCGTATCATGTCACGTTGCACGTGTCGCATGTATTATGTTGGTTACGAGGCTCTGGTTGACTCCGAGCAGACGGACTATGGACAACTTCTGCCATCCACGCCTGCAATGGAGGACAAGTTAACATCTCAGAGGAATAGATTGGCTGGGAATGACTTGTTGGGTGTAGAGAAGCCATGTAACATACTCACCATTGTACAACCAAACCTTGAAATATGTACTAATGCA AGTCAGTTCACAATGATCTTGGACATCGTCGAGAATCTTCTTCTGTACGTGGAGCCGGTGATGCGGGAGCATTGGGAGCGAGTGGATCGGATGCGGTTCACCCTCCGTCTCACATCCACTGATGATGTGAAGAAACATCGAGATACGTTAGCTACGATGCAGAACAGGATTCGACTCCGACTTACAAATATGAGGCAACTGGAACGACAATTGTTCAGGACGGACAGA CAACTTGACAACGATCCTTCCGATGATGATCTTTATGAAGAGTCGATCCGGCTGCGTGAGAAGCTTGCCGAGGAGAAGGAGAGGTTGAATGAGGAGAGTGAGGAGCTTGGGATCATCATCAG ATGCTTCAAAGAAATCTTCCTGGATCAAAAAACTCGATCATCCTCTCTTCGTCCACAACATCCGGATCAAGTTGATGAGGAAGAGGAAGCATCCGTTGTCAGGACGACAGAAGTAACGTTCGGTGAGGTGAAGTGGCACGTCACAGATAAGGATGGGCAACTTAATATTGCTCAGTTTGAAATGAGAGATTTTCTTTATGAAAAG GTAAATAAAAGCGATGATTCGGTCGCTCATTGCTTTGAACTTGCCTGGCTTCGTCTTCAAAATCTTCTTCCCAACTCTCTCtaccgtgacgtcatcaaaccaCGGCATCAGGCCGGACTCCGCAGCCACGGGATCACCGCCGGTGGAGGTCGCTCGTTAATTTTGCGAGTTCTCTGCAAAGTGCGCCCCCCTGTGGGCGGGATATCAGTGAAAGATCACGTGGAG GTCAACGCTGTTCCACTGACGATCCAGCTAACTTACCAGTTCTTTAAACGAATGATGAGTTTCTTCTTTCCTGACCGCTCTATGGCGCCACCGGGTGCCGATGACATGGACGATCGAGCGATGTCTAGCGTAGACACGCGTAACGCTACGTTGCTTGGATTTGCTGGTAATTCTGCCATGGAGAGGCATGGTAGTGTTGTGAGTTTACCTGCCCGACCACCCCCGCCTTCACCATCACACATGTCAACACCTGGTACTCTAAGAAGAAACAA atcTTCAACGAAAAGATCAACGGTGTCCGAGGCAGTGGACGATGTTGATAAGATGAAGCTACGAGCTGCGAAGAACAACACCTTCCTTTATATTAAGATCACTGAAGTCCCACTGTGTGTCAGTTACAAG ggcgaaaaagagaaaaacattGAAGACGTTCGTGATTTTAACGTGACCATACCAATGTTAGAATACCACAGTAAGACATGGACGTGGCACGACTTCGCTATGGCTGTCAAACGTGACTGTAAGAAACAACTTGTATCTCAG CTTATCAAAGAGAAACTTCACATCAGTGGACGTGGCCAGCAACAACATTCCACCGCAAGTGAATCACAAGACCCCGAATCGTCCTCGGCAGCTGCTGAAATTGATAAAGCGAAAATTCTGTTCGGTAATTCTCTTAGAAGGACGGACAGTACACGACGAAGTATCTTTCGAAAGAAGAAGTAG